The Juglans regia cultivar Chandler chromosome 16, Walnut 2.0, whole genome shotgun sequence nucleotide sequence attttcataatataataatatctttttgaatttaaatatgtttaaataaaataaaataaaaataaaaagaagaagaagcagctaCACAACTTGAACATCTCGACACTGTGTGGATCCATGATCTATATTTTGTAATGAGTGCAAGATCTAGATGGCCCTAAACACATGGGTATGGTGCCAAAATCTACCGTTAGTGGGTCCCAAATCCCAACTCCCGATGTCCAACGGTCCCcgcaaccaaccaaccaaccaaccaaatcAGTTCCGACGGACGCAGAAGCTCCTCGTATCGATCTTAGCATTAATTAACTCTATTCCTTGTGCCcattgaattgaattaattacATTGCACTGATTTTGGATCCACTCTTAGGTTTTGGTTAGAggtaaaaagaaatgagatgaaaatgaaaatttaaattttaatattatttttattttaaaatataaaataaaataaaattatttattttattttatataaaaatttaaaaaaattataacaataatattaaataagataagataaattgtaaaaataaactagacaagatatttttcattctcttttgCTAAGCAATCAAAAGCAAGGACATGACCTGAGTCACGACCCAacctaagagcattggcattggcttcttcaaataacttttcatctctaaatttaaataactttatcaaaaattgacccacattgaattagctaaagacttttcatcttaaatattaTCTACAGTAAATTCATACTTTTCTTCAAAGATAAAAAGTACTATTCCACCTCcaaatgtataatttattaatttcggcCCTCTCCCGcgttctttttctctttcttcttcttttcttccctcTCGCGcgtttcttccttctcttcttcctggatttctctctcgcgtctcttccccgttttcttcttcaattttttttttctcttcttctcttcttccctctcccgcatctcttccttctttcttttcttctagtttttttttttttctctccttccctctttctcttcttccccattTCTCTTCTCCCGCAACCATTCTCTCCCGCGACGGCACACTCCAGCACGGCACCGCAACAACGTTTCTCCACCACGACAAGCACACGGTAAGATTCTAAACCCTAACCTTTATTTTActattgatttttattgtttgggtttgattttgttgattttgttgatgttgtttgggtttgattcgaAGCCCTAGCTGTGATTCtactcttgattttattgtttgggtttgattttgttgatgtttgggtttgattttgtacGTCTCGGGTAGTTTCTTCGGTCTCGCTTGTCTTTCATGATGGTGCGATTTGGCCGTGCTGCACTTCCTCTGTTTTCATGCCTggtttttgtgtgtgttttatCGAATAATAATGTTCAACTTAGACGGCTCCTTGTCACTTTCATGTGTGtgttttattcactttcatGCTGAAATTCCTTGTCACTTTCGTCACATTGTAATGGAAGGTGAGCTTGAATTAAGGGGCATTTTGCATTTTAAATAGAACCCATCAGatctttctattttcatttttctgatttgGGTCAAAGAAACCAGAACCGAACTTGATGTAGGAAGATATGTTGGggcaaatttaaatatattatcattggaCTATAATATATTGATCAGCACTGAACTGAACTGATTTGGGTCAAAGAAACTAGAACTGTAACTTCTTGACAGCATCTCTGAATCACTTTCAAACGTAAACCTCATATTATTGTTCCCTTCCCTGTAACTTCTTGACAGCATCTCATCAATAGAATTTCCAGTTATGTATtttagatatatacaatgtggGTCCAATGAAGGCCATAGCCCCAACCAAGAAGCTGCACAAcgagcattttttttatatatttttttttatggagtaacctatcaaaagatttttttgctGGAGGAAGTTTgaagaacaaaatcatatgGTGCCCTCACTCCTCATGTTAGCATAACATAATTGATTTCTATCAGTTATAGCCCAGAATTTTCAGGtccaaataaaatcactttatcAATTTATCCCAAAAACTTCCCAAAAATCGATTTTGAACACAAGAAACGGAAGGTGCAGTTTTCTTAATACTCAGCATCTGCAGTTTTCTTTAGGATCATAAAAGGCGCTGCATTGGTTTTACTAGTCTTTGCCAACTTTGACATTTCATTAGTTCCAAATTGAGGTAGATGAAGTCTGTGAAATGAATAGGATTTGAGGAGGCAGAACCCAAATATGTCAGCAAAAGAACTAGGATCACAAGTGCTGTAACTATAAAAGAACTAGGATAACATCTTTGAGTCATCTTTTCTGTTTTACCATCTTGTAATAACCATAAAAAATGtcagaaaaattaaacaaattagtACAATTGAAAGGCAAAGAACTAAAACTAATATATTGTTTACTTATAAGATTATGGTgccaataaaactaaaataattgaaaggGCAAAAACAATAGAGCAGAAGCAACCTCTCTGATTTGCAATGCAGACTAGAATCCTTAAATGGTATCAATATTGATCCTCTATGGCAAACAGTTTTAAAACTATGATTTAAAACTTATCCCACCTCACTGCAGTTTTAAAACTCTTCTCTGAAATGTCATGCTCCCACCTCACTGCATTTTTAAACCCATTACACTTGTTTCAACAGTTGCAACTATATTTTATTAGGCTTCTCATTTTCTtacattttacatatttatatgttcTTCCCATCTATATAAGCATATTAGTTGTGCGCTCAAAACtaatatattgtttaattataagatttaaactCATCCCACCTCTCTGCATAtacagtctatatatatatatatatatgaactaaaaGTGAGTTCAAGACACCATGCAGTTTTCTGGCACCATGCAGACTAGACATCGAGTAAATggtatcaatattttattaggcTTCTCCCACCTCACTGCAGTTTACCCATCTATATAAGCATATAGATTATGTGTTTTTTTGAAATCAAGTATTGTCTTTTAAGCAATTGTTTGATTAGACTTGCTTGCATGAGATTATGTGTGAATACTTGAGATTGTGATTGTTGTTCAGTAGCAGTATTTATGAGTCTAGTCctaatttgttataattatacttGAATAAAGGATGGACACCACATTTGATGAAGATCATTTCTTTACCACTCTATTGCAAAGTGGTGAACAAGGGAGATCCACAACCGTAATGGCTAGTAGCCATGATAATGTTGGACTCCAAGCAACACtattggaaggtgaaaaaaggCCACCTAGTAAGAAAACACAACGAGGTGTGTCTTTCACCGTAGAGGAGGACAATCTCCTCGTGTCGGCTTGGCTCAATATTAGCATGGATGCTATACGGGGGACGgatcaaaaatattctcaaatgtgGGAGAGAATTAGCAATTATTACAATGAGCATAAAAATACTAGCATGGCAAATCGTTCTGGGGGGTCATTGACCAATCGATGGTCGGTgatccaaaaatgcacaaataaattttgtgctgCTGTGGCTCAAGTAGAATCTTTGCATCCAAGTGGTGCGACAGAGCAGGATAAGGTATGAATTTCtaactaaatttcattttaaattttcttgctaAAATTCTAATCTCACATTTTTGTTACATTCgcatatttagattgaaagagCTAAAATCATGTACAGAGAGACTGAGAAGGCCACATACAACATGGAACATTGTTGGTGTCtattgagacaccaaccaaaatggcagcaACACGTGTCCATGTTGTCAACTAAAAGGAAACCACATGGGAAACGCCCTGCTATGGCAGAGTCGACTCCACTAGGAGACGACACGATAGATGACAACGTAGAGGTCATTTTTGAAAGGCCTCCAGGCAAGAAggctgagaaagaaagggagagaaaaaggaaggctGCAGAATCTTACGATGCATAATTTGTTGAGGCCTTAACTTGCATGACAAATGATAGAGCTGTTTTCATGTCTGAAAGAAGACAAGCGACTAGTAAATTGGATCTTGATAGGGCTCAATTACTAGTggagaaaaaaaggagaaatgatACGGAGAATAGGAAGATTGATATGGAGATAATGAAGATGGATCTTGCTGGCATGAATGGAATGCAACGAGAGTATTTCTTGAATCTTCAAAAAGAGGTTTTTGAGAAATCAAGGAAGCgattttcatctccatctcAATCTTCATCTTTTGAAGATGTGTAGTCTTTTGTTGGTGGGGAGTTTTGGGTTGTAGCCTATTCTATTTTGtggttttttgttattttggatcacAAATATGGGTGTGATGTTCATTGTTTTATATGTTGGTTACCACCCtattcattactcttattttgcaTTAGTTGGTAATGATGTTTGTAAAAATTGGCTTGGTTGCATTGAAGATggatgtaattattttgataatattgatatcgtgtgattaaattttgtttattggattatgaaaatgaaaatgaatataattgttagagattataggaggttatgaaaatataattaattaaaaaataaaaattaattataaaaatataaaaataaaaaataataatattttattattatagagagtgttatagccaatccaatgtagacttaatgttttgaatggttagctaaaagtgaaaaagttacatattcttcaaaatttgaagaataaaatagctaatccaatgccaatgctctaacaaTGTAAAATCAATGCAAAAAAACAGCTAGCTCCTTATTAAATAGGGGACTCTGTCGTGTCTCCCAAacatttgtgattaaataattgtttcataaatagtttttaattatttaatacataTGGATGATGGAAGAACGGGGAGAGTTGGGTTATTCTTACGAAAAATAGACCGGCATTTACACGTGAATAGAACAGCTTGGGTGACAAACTTTACTCCCACAAATCACAATAATCATTCGTATTTCCGAACTCAACATTCAACGTGGGCCATCTACGTTAAGACGGCCCTTGTTAAACAATACCCGGTATGTTACAATAATTTCAGTCACGCACACGGCACTCACCATTTTTGTAAGCAAATCATAAATGTGCATAGCCACCCACTCATTGTCAcatcataatttcatataaaaacgATCCATTGCCAAATGTACATGCCAATGAAAATGAATGCTTGACGGTGTCAAACCTTCTTTTAGGTGAGATTTGAATactaagataattttagataaaaattgaaatttaaataaaatattattataatattattattattttaaatttaaaaaatttaaattgtttattatattttatatgaaaatttaaaatttttttaataatgagatgagatgagataagtttaaATGATTCTTGAATTCAAACTAATCCGAAGAGATTGCAAGAGACATGTTTCCATTCAGCCATTAATTCAGATTTCAGTAGAAGATACTTCACggataataatttatattgttgtttcataATCGGACTTTTTAATACTAGCTCCCATGATCTAATTTTTGGACATTTTTTAACCTTACTTTGTCTTCTTACTCCTTTCTTATTGGCTAAGTATTTTTGCTACAGTATTGCTCCCAAATTTAGTAAACCCATGGCAACAAGAAGATTTTTGGTCACGCCTTCAGTGGATCCTTTGTCTTGGAGTACAATTTGGGGGAGGAGATCATATGCTTAGAAAGAGATTTTTCCGGTAATTCAACTTAGAGATAAATATTCcccctccaaataaaaaaaaaaaacttagaaataaatacaagattttgATAGTTGTTGGGAGGGTTTTGCTATACAGCCACTATTTATCCTAATACTTCACAcctgacagttttttttttttatagaatgtgaggtattttttataaaatatggaataatgaataataactgatgatAAGAATTAATCATAATATAAACTATTTTCATATTGTGTATTTCTATCTTCAATTTGATAGtccaattgaaaaataaataaattaagtatCTCAATTCAAGATACGttaatttcttgaattatctaataaaaaactatacatgtaacacaataaataaatttttttatactaatgaaAAAAACTACCCATGatgtttaaaaatacttacagttttttttttaatctaaaaatacaTATAGTTAATGaaaggaacattgcatcttcaTACTCTTTTGACTCGTCATAACTTGTATTACCATCAATCCCCTTACTTAGCTTAAGATGAACAATTTCACTCACTAGTCTTGAGTCTTGAGTCttgaatttttacaaaaataaaaaataaaaaaagttcgGCACAATCTTATTTTGGTCATTCTGAACTAAGACGGCCATACCATGACTACCATCTGTCAGGGTGTCACAAGATGTAGAGTGGCGTTTACGTAATAGTCTCACGTACCAAACCTGAAAAATAACAACGTCTCTTTCACTTTCTTCCTCCACCCTTTGCCTCCTTTTTACTTTGTATCCGTTAAAACCTCTCTCTCGATCGACGAAACATTTCAACGCCCAATATTTCCTAACTGgagattttgtaatattttcgcTTATCTCGCAGTTTCTCTTCCACATTCCGGTCCCGGAGATAAATCTCGAGGCCCACGCAATCTTCAACCCACCGGGCAATGTCGGATTCCGGCGAAGTCCAAGACCCCGATGACTCTCTCCTCCACAAGCTCAGCTCCAAAACCTCAATTTTCAGCCTCAAACTCTACGTCGTGCTCGGGATTCTTCTGCTATGTTCGGTTGTAGTTTTCCTTACGATCTTTCTCTTCATCTGTTTGAACAAAAAATCTCGGAAGCGCAAAATGCGTGTGAAGCATAGCTCGCGGCTAATACCGCTTGTCTCCAAGGAGATCGTGGAGATCAAGGCCTTGGATCGTGGCGCCCGTGCTGGGAAAGCGGAGGTCAAGATTGGAAATGCAGATTTGAAAGAGCCGAAGGTTGAGGTTCCGATTGAAGGAGAGAAAAGGAGCGGAGAGAGTAAGGTCTCCGGTGGAAGCAGGAGTGACGTGTCGGTGGAGCCTGAGAACATCGGATGGGGCCGCTGGTACAGCTTGAACGAGCTGGAGATAGCGACACGGGGATTTGCTGTGGAGAACGTGATCGGAGAGGGAGGTTATGGTATTGTTTACAGAGGAGTCTTGCAGGACGGATCGGTGGTGGCCGTGAAGAACCTTCTCAATAACAAGTATGTAAAATCTGAGATTTTTAGGCCCTGCTGGTTCCAGAGGAAAATAGTTTAAGTtcatatttttctcaagagaaaTTCTCCATGAAAACTTTAACGTCTTTCTGCTTTATTATGTTTGTTAGACCCAGGTTATATCGCGGAGTTCATGTTTTCGATTATGTTTCTTTGAAATGTGGTTTTCACCTTCaccttcattttatttattagatccAAGTTCGTAATGTACAGACTGTACACTTTGTTTTGTTCTTATGAAGTTTTTgattgatataaaataaatgggatttttggTCGAAGTTAAATTTCTTTACATGTGCGAAGAACAAGTGGAGGTAAATTACGACTGGTGCACCTTCGATCTGGACCGTATTGTTGAGGACTAGGAAAAGTAAATGACCACtttgttctttatttctttattcgCTTTTATTCGCTTTTGTTCCTTTTGATCCATATTATTATCCATTATTGTCACTTTGTTGAACTTCCCCTATTTTCATGATTATTACCCGTGCTCTTGAAAGGAATAAGTTTTCGTTTCTATTTGACACGTATTAATATTAATCAATATGCTGCTAATCTCATCAAACTCCTGAGGAGTCGGCCTATATTTCTAAATTCTGACGAATAATGAGTTTCGCcaagttttataaatttcagattttgtaAGAACTAGACTTCGAAATTCGGTATGCTGAGGACGACTATGACTAACTTTGAACCAATCACTTCCAGAAAGAAAGTTGAGAATGTGAAACCGTGCGTTGATGGTCAAGTTTTTGTTGAATTCTATGGTTGTTTTCAGCTGACAAAGAGCATGCATTAAGGTTTTGTATAAACCAGGTGCAAGTATGTTCGTTTGTGAATGTGGTTTGCTTTCCATTTATATCAGTGTTGAATTTTCAAGACAGCACTgaaaaattcttataatttgaattatagtatgaaattatttatgcgTTGTCATTCTGTTGTCAATGAATACCATGAATAATTGTTCACATGCCATCATTATCGTGTTTCTAGGGGTCAGGCAGAGAAGGAGTTCAAGGTGGAAGTTGAAGCCATAGGGAAAGTAAGGCACAAGAACTTGGTGGGTCTAATCGGCTATTGTGCTGAAGGTGCTCAGAGGTACTTTTCACGTGCCCACTTGACTCTATCATCttatttggaaatgaaaaaGTGATGGAAATTCCCTTATTTTCCCTCTAATTTGCCTGCGGGAAACTTCTAATGGCCATTCAGGATGCTTGTGTACGAGTACATTGATAATGGGAATTTGGAGCAATGGTTGCACGGTGATGTTGGCCCTGTTAGCCCCCTTACCTGGGATATTCGAATGAGGATTGCCATTGAGACAGCAAAAGGGTGTGATGTTCCGCTCTCCTGttgaatttaattatgattGATCAAAAGCGAACAGAAAAAGTTATTGCATTTCAGTTGACTCATATCAATGCTCACAATAGTGTACCAGCGAAgaaagttattttacaaaagatGGCATTTCCTGTCATCTACTGCACAATTTTTCAGCTTCTGTGATCCACATTAGACAATGTTATCACGTATTTCGTCTCTTTTAATGTGAGATCAACTCATTTACAGTGCTTATTTCTGTTCAGGCTAGCCTACTTGCACGAAGGATTAGAACCCAAAGTTGTGCATCGTGATGTAAAATCTAGTAACATTCTTCTAGATAAAAAATGGAAACCCAAAGTGTCGGACTTTGGACTGGCCAAGCTCTTAGGTTCAGGGGCAAGCTATGTGACTACTCGTGTGATGGGGACCTTTGGGTTTGTTCTCCACCATACTTCCTAGATCAATTTCGACATGAATTATCAATGATATTACTATGTTGTATTAGCTTAGTTATAATCATTTTACTGCAGATACGTCTCTCCTGAGTATGCAAGCACGGGTATGCTTAATGAGGGGAGCGATGTGTATAGTTTTGGGGTTTTACTCATGGAGATAATTACAGGAAGAAGCCCCATTGATTATTCAAGATCGGCTGGAGAGGTGATCGAGTTTATCTCTACGGTAAAACCTTGTCTAATATGTCATCACTATCAAAACTCATAACTATGACTGGTGTGTTTCAGATGAATTTGGTTGATTGGTTTAAAGGGATGGTAGCAAGTCGTCGTGGAGAAGAGCTTCTGGACCCCTTGATTGAGGTTCACCCCCCTCCCAGAGCTTTAAAGCGGGCATTGCTGGTTTGTCTCCGCTGCATAGACTTGGATATCAATAAGCGTCCAAAGATGGGTCAAATTGTTCATATGCTTGAAGCAGATGACTTTCCTTTTCGTTCAGTAAGCCTCGAGCTAGACCTATGATCTTTTAACTAATTTTACATTGTTCTTCAGTTGATGATCCACACGTAATGTCAAGAACCGTTTGTAATTACTTCCACAAGCAAGCTGAAATGCACACACAAGTGTTTGCACTGAGTTTAGTTTTTGAGTCAATCATTAGTTATCCTAGTCACATATGACGAGAGCTCCGATGAGAAGGAACTCCGATCAGCTCTAATCAAGTATTATATATCCTCTTTTTCATTCTCATCAAAGGCTCTAATTAGTCGTTTGTTCCATCCACATTCTGCAGGAGCTCCGATCAGCTCGGGAGAAAGATCCCGTCCCCTCCGTTGCAGATATGTCCACTAAAGTTGCACACACATCCAAGAATGGCGGGGGTGGTTACATAGAGAGATTGAGACACAGATGATCGATCGCTCTCTACATCAAACATGGTAGTCCCCGATCTGAGATTGTTTTGTACTGTAAATTATACATCAGCTCAAATGCTCCTATAATCGTTTATTTGTTTCGTATCCTGCAGGAACTCTGATCAGCAAGGGAGAAAGACCAACCCCCCCTTCCTCTCCCGTGCATCTATGTCCGCTAAAACTGCGCAACCATCCGAGAATGGTGTTGGgggttatgatatgatatatagaGATATCAAGAACGacattatatttgtttttatatgacACGGTAGGGTCAGATTATCTTGTACCATAAATTTTCCAGTAATTAATAGCGAATCAAATACATTTAATGATGTATGGTTGAATTTTAACTTCGAAACAAGCCCTGTAAATATTACGTGATATATGTAAGTTTCAGtagaa carries:
- the LOC108980567 gene encoding probable receptor-like serine/threonine-protein kinase At4g34500, encoding MSDSGEVQDPDDSLLHKLSSKTSIFSLKLYVVLGILLLCSVVVFLTIFLFICLNKKSRKRKMRVKHSSRLIPLVSKEIVEIKALDRGARAGKAEVKIGNADLKEPKVEVPIEGEKRSGESKVSGGSRSDVSVEPENIGWGRWYSLNELEIATRGFAVENVIGEGGYGIVYRGVLQDGSVVAVKNLLNNKGQAEKEFKVEVEAIGKVRHKNLVGLIGYCAEGAQRMLVYEYIDNGNLEQWLHGDVGPVSPLTWDIRMRIAIETAKGLAYLHEGLEPKVVHRDVKSSNILLDKKWKPKVSDFGLAKLLGSGASYVTTRVMGTFGYVSPEYASTGMLNEGSDVYSFGVLLMEIITGRSPIDYSRSAGEMNLVDWFKGMVASRRGEELLDPLIEVHPPPRALKRALLVCLRCIDLDINKRPKMGQIVHMLEADDFPFRSELRSAREKDPVPSVADMSTKVAHTSKNGGGGYIERLRHR
- the LOC108980565 gene encoding glutathione S-transferase T3-like; this translates as MDTTFDEDHFFTTLLQSGEQGRSTTVMASSHDNVGLQATLLEGEKRPPSKKTQRGVSFTVEEDNLLVSAWLNISMDAIRGTDQKYSQMWERISNYYNEHKNTSMANRSGGSLTNRWSVIQKCTNKFCAAVAQVESLHPSGATEQDKIERAKIMYRETEKATYNMEHCWCLLRHQPKWQQHVSMLSTKRKPHGKRPAMAESTPLGDDTIDDNVEVIFERPPGKKAEKERERKRKAAESYDA